From Microbacterium sp. LWH7-1.2:
ATCTCCGGGCTCATGAAGCCGACCGCCGGCCGCGTCGTGCTGGACGACCGGGACATCACGACGGCGTCGGTGCCCGCGCGGGCGCGGGCGGGACTGGGGCGCACCTTCCAGACCTCGAGCCTCTTCCCGAAGCTCTCGGTGCTCGAGAACGTGCGGCTGGCTGCCCAGGTGTCGCTCGGCGGCTCGGGCTCGCTCCTGCACTTCCCGAAGCGGACGGATGCTGCCACCGAGGTCGCGCTCGAGAAGCTCGAGGCCGTCGGGCTCAGTCACAAGCGTGACGCGCTCGCGGGTGACATCTCGCACGGCGACAAGCGCAAACTCGAGATCGCAGTCCTGCTGGCCACCGAGGCGAGCATCGTGCTGCTCGACGAGCCCATGGCGGGCGTCGCCTCGGGCGACGTCGCCGGGCTCGTCGAGAACATCCGACAGATGCAGCGCGAGAAGGGCTGCACCCTGCTGATGGTGGAGCACCACATCGACGTGCTCATGGGGCTCGTCGAGAAGGTCGCAGTCATGTACTTCGGCACGATCATCGCCTACGACACGCCGCAGCGGATCATGGAGAACCCTCTTGTGCAGAGCGCGTACCTCGGCACCGGGTCGGCGGGGGAGGCGGCATGAGCGGCATCGATGCCGGGGGCGGCGCCGCCAGCGCCCCCATTCTCACCGTTCGGAACCTTCGCTGCACCATCGGGGGTCAGCAGGTCGTGGAGGACGTCTCGTTCGATGTGCCCGCCACCGGCATCACGGCGGTGCTCGGCCGCAACGGCGTCGGCAAGACCTCGTCGCTCCGCGGCATCCTCGGGCTCATCTCGCGTCGCGGCGAGGTGACGCTCGCCGGCGAGCGCATCGACGGTCTGCCGACGCACCGCATCGTGCGACGCGGCGTCGGGTACGTCCCTGAGGACCGCGAGGTCTTCTCGAAGCTCACCGTCGCCGAGAACCTTGCGCTCGCGGAGCGGCAGCGCAACCCGCGACACGAGTTCGTGGCGCAGCTCTTCCCCGACCTCGTCGCCCGTCGCGACCAGCAGGCCGGCACGCTCTCCGGCGGCCAGCAGCAGATGGTGTCGGTCGCGCGGGCGCTGCTCAACGACAACCGGCTGCTGCTCGTCGACGAGCCCACCAAGGGCCTCGCCCCGAAGATCGTCACCGAGGTCGCCGACGCCCTCCAGGAGGCGTCGAAGTCCGTTCCGATCCTCCTCGTCGAGCAGAATCTCGAGGTCGTGCGCCGCCTGGCCGACGACGCCGTGGTCATCGCCGGCGGACGCGTCGCGCACGCCGGCAAGGCGCGCGACATCCTCGACGACGAGGACCTCACCCGCCGCCTCCTCGGCGTCCACGTGGAGCACGCTGCATGAGCACCCTCGTCCTCACCCTCATCACCGGCGTCGGCCTCGGCGCCCTCTACTTCCTCGTCGCCAGCGGGCTGAGCCTCATCTACGGACTCATGCACGTGCTCAACTTCGCGCACGGCGCGTTCCTCACCTTGAGCGCGTTCATGGGCTTCATGGTCGCCCAGGCGCTCGGCACCGAATCCTGGGGATCGTTCCTGCTGTCCGTCCTCGTCGGCGCGGGCGTGGGGGCCGTGTTCGCGACGCTCACCGAGCTCGTGCTCATCCGCCCGCTGTACGAGCGGCACATCGAGCAGGTGCTGGTGACGGTCGGCCTGTCGTTCGCCGCCGTCGCGCTGTTCGAGGGGATCTGGGGCACCGACCCCATCCACATCGGCGGACCCCCGTGGCTCACGCAGACGACGGACGTGCTCGGCGCCCGCATCCCGAACACCTACTGGGTGCTGATGATCGCCGCGGTGCTCGTGCTCGCCGCGCTCGTGCTGTTCCTCCAGAAGACGCGCTACGGAATGATCATCCGGGCAGGCGTCGAGAACCGCTCGATGGTGACGGCGCTCGGTATCGACGTGCGGCGCTCGTTCACCCTGGTCTTCGCGATCGGCGGCGCGGCTGCGGGAATCGGCGGTGTGCTGGCGATGCACTATTCGACCTTCGTGTCGGCGCACCTCGGGCAGACGCTCCTCATCTTCGCGTTCATCGTCACCGTCGTCGGCGGCCTCGGCTCGCTCACCGGCGCGGCCGTCGCATCCGTGCTCGTCGCGGTGCTGCAGCAGTTCGCCAACTTCTACCTCGGCGGCACCGGCGACTTCATCGTCGTCATCCTGCTCGCCCTCGTGCTGCTGGTGCGCCCGACCGGACTCCTCGGGAGGAAGGCATGACCCTTCGGCAGGCTCAGGGGCCGGGCGCCGCCTCGGAGCGCAGCATCCGTCGCGTCATTCCCGCCGTTGTCGGCGTCGTGCTCGTCGCGTTCATGGCGGCGCTGCCGCTGCTCAACCTCTCGCTCCCGGGCATCCTGCCCACACCGACGTACATGCCGGGAACGCTTGCGCTGCTCTCGCTGTGCATGGTGTTCGCGGCGCTCGCGCTGTCGTACAACCTGCTGCTCGGATCCGGCGGGATGCTGTCCTTCGGCCACGCCCTCTACTTCGGCGCCGGCGCGTACGGGCTGGGCATCGCCCTCGAGCACTTCGGCGTGCCGCTGTGGCCGGGCGTCTTCATCGCCCTCGTCGGCGGCATGGTGATCGCCCTCGTCACCGGCGCCGTGTCGATGCGGGTCTCGGGCATCCCGTTCGCGATGGTGACGCTGGCGTTCGCGCAGGCAGGCTCCGTGCTGGTGCGCCGCAACTCTCAGGTGACCGGCGGCGAGGAGGGGCTGAGCCTCAACACCGCGCAGGTGCCCGACTTCCTCATCGGGGTCGTGAACACGCGCAACCTGTACTGGTTCACGCTCGCCGTTCTGGTGATCGTCTACCTCGTCGTCCTGTGGGTCGACACCTCGCGCCTCGGGCACCTCGCCCGCGCGACGCGCGAGAACGAGCAGCGCGTGCGCGTGCTCGGTCTTTCGCCGTACCGCGTCCGGCTGATCGTGTTCGTGATCGCCGCCGGGCTCGCAAGCCTCGCCGGCGTGGCGTACATGCTGCTGCAGTCGGGGACCGTCCCGCGGTCCGTGTCGGCCGACCTCACGATCACCGTCCTGGTGATGGTGGTGCTGGGTGGCGTCGGGTTCCGCTGGGGTGCCATCGTGGGCGGTGTGCTCTACACGCTGCTCGATCAGCGACTCACGGTGCTCGCCGGCTCCGACGCCGTCGCCGGGCTTCCCGACGTGCTGCGGATTCCGCTGTCGGAGCCGCTCTTCCTTCTCGGAGTCCTCTTCATCATCGTGGTGATGTTCCTCCCCGGCGGTATCGCGGGCACGCTCGACACCGCCGTCCGCCGCCGCCGCGGCGAGAAGGTGCGCGGGACGCTGCGACAGCTCGACGACGCCGAGCAGGCACCCGAGACGGCCGACGCGCCGGCTGAGGTGCGCGCATGACCTGGACCGCCGACCCCGATCTCGACGACGGACCGCACACCATCGGCCGGTGGATCGTCGACCGCGCGACGCGCTCGCCCGAGCGCATCGCCATCGACGACCGCGGCGTGACGGCGGACTATGCGACGCTGGCGGCCCGCGCGACGGAACTGGCCGAGGCGCTGCGGCAGGCGGGCTACGGGCCCGGCGACCGCGTGGCGACGGTGTCGGGCAACTCCACCGACCACGTCGTGGCGTTCTTCGCGTGCGCGATCGCGGGCATCGCCTTCGTGCCGCTGTCGTGGCGGCTCACGCCGCGCGAGCTCGCCGACGTGCTCACCCGGTCCGCTCCGGCTCTGGTGCTGATCGAGGACGAGCACGCAGCGCTCGCCGGCGAGGCGCTGCGTCTCGCGGACGGGATGCCGCGCGTCGCGGCGCTCGGTACCACAGGGGTGGAGGCATCCGTTCCCCGCGCAGCGAACCCTGTGCCGCGCCGGCCCGTGCGCGACGACGACCCCCTGCTCGTCATCTTCACGTCGGGCAGCGAGGCGGCGCCGAAGGGCGTCGTGCTGACGCATGCCAACTGCTTCTGGAACAATCTCGCCCTCGCGCAGGCGCTGCCGCTCACGCAGGACGACGTCGTGCTCGCGATGCTCCCGCAATTCCATGTCGCCGCGTGGAACTGCCAGCCGCTCCTGGCGTGGTGGGTCGGCGCGACCGTCGTGCTCGAGCGCTCGTTCCAGCCGGCGCGCGTGCTGCAGCTGATCGCGGACAGGCAGGTCACCGCGATGATGGGTGTGCCGACGCAGTACGCGCTGCTCGCGGGAGACCGCGAGTGGCGGCAGACGGATGCCTCATCCCTTCGCCTCGCCCTGGTCGGCGGCGCGACGATGCCGGCGTCACTGCAGGAGGCGTGGACGGAGCGGGGCGTGCCACTGACGCAGGGCTACGGGCTCACCGAGGCGGCGCCCAACGTGCTGCATCTGCCGGTCGCGGAAGCGGCCGAGGCGCCGGGCGCCGTCGGCCGGCCCTACCCGCACGTGTCGGTGCGCATCGTCGACCCGGCGACGCGGCTCGCGCTGGAGGGCGAAGCCACCGGCGAGCTGTGGGTGCGTGGTCCGAGCGTCTTCGCCGGCTACCTCGGCGACGACGACGCGACCGCCCGCGCGATGAGCGGCGAGTGGCTGCGCACCGGCGATCTCGCATCGCGCGACGCGTCCGGCGTGTACCGAATCGTCGACCGACTCAAGGACATCTTCATCTCGGGCGGCGAGAACGTCGCCCCGGCGGAGGTCGAGTACGCCCTCTGCCTGCACCCGCTGGTGGAGGCGGCCGCCGTCGTGGGCGTGCCGGACGCGGTGTGGGGCGAGCGCGGGGTCGCGTTCGTCGTGCCCGCCGGGGGAGCCGCGCTCTCGGCAGACGAAGTGCTCGCGCACGCGCGGCGCAACCTTGCGGCCTTCAAGGTCCCGGTCCATGTGGAGTTCGTCGACACGCTGCCGCGGTCGACGATCGAGAAGCTCGCACGATCCCGTCTCCGCGACGAGGCGATGCTGCTGGTCGAACCGCGCGCGGACCAGGAAGATCGTGCTGGGGAGCGCGCACCCGTAGTGGTGCGCGAGCGTACGAAGGGGGAATCCCGATGAGCATGTCCGACGAACTCGTCGACCAGGAAGAAGAGCTGGTGTCGTCCGCCACGGGCCGCCCGCTCACCAAACGGGGCGAGGCGACGAGGCGCCGCCTGCTCGAGGCGGCCGAGCTCGTGTTCGCCGAGCAGGGCTACCACGAGGCATCCATCGTCAAGATCACCGAACGAGCAGGGATCGGCCTCGGCACGTTCTACCTCTACTTCGACAGCAAGCAGACGATCTTCGAGGCACTCGTGCTCGACCTCAACCGTCGCGTGCGCCATTCGATGTCGGAGGCGATGGCCGGAGCCTCCGGTCGCCTCGAGGCGGAGCGCGCGGGGTTCGCCGGGTTCTTCCGGTTCACGGCGGCGCACCCGGCGCTGTACCGCGTCGTGCGGGAGGCCGAATTCGTCTCGCCCGAGGTGCTGCGCACGCATTACACGCGCATCGTCGAGGGCTACGAGGCCGGACTGCGCGCCGCGCAGGCGGCCGGTGACGTCGACCGGGCTCTGGACCCCGAGACGACGGCATGGGCCCTCATGGGCATGGGCGAGCTCATCGGCATGCGATTCCTGCTCTGGGAGCGCGACGCCGACGGCAAGCCGCCCGCACAGCTCGACCCGGTGGTGTTTGCCGGCATGACCCGGTTCATCGACAACGCGCTCGCGCCGCGAGCGGGAGAGACGGAGTGACGGTGGAGAAGGATCTCGCG
This genomic window contains:
- a CDS encoding ABC transporter ATP-binding protein, giving the protein MSTTVPSASVAESARRGSPLKIEGLGLQIGGATILKDVELDVAAGSLVGVIGPNGAGKTTLFNVISGLMKPTAGRVVLDDRDITTASVPARARAGLGRTFQTSSLFPKLSVLENVRLAAQVSLGGSGSLLHFPKRTDAATEVALEKLEAVGLSHKRDALAGDISHGDKRKLEIAVLLATEASIVLLDEPMAGVASGDVAGLVENIRQMQREKGCTLLMVEHHIDVLMGLVEKVAVMYFGTIIAYDTPQRIMENPLVQSAYLGTGSAGEAA
- a CDS encoding ABC transporter ATP-binding protein; translated protein: MSGIDAGGGAASAPILTVRNLRCTIGGQQVVEDVSFDVPATGITAVLGRNGVGKTSSLRGILGLISRRGEVTLAGERIDGLPTHRIVRRGVGYVPEDREVFSKLTVAENLALAERQRNPRHEFVAQLFPDLVARRDQQAGTLSGGQQQMVSVARALLNDNRLLLVDEPTKGLAPKIVTEVADALQEASKSVPILLVEQNLEVVRRLADDAVVIAGGRVAHAGKARDILDDEDLTRRLLGVHVEHAA
- a CDS encoding branched-chain amino acid ABC transporter permease is translated as MSTLVLTLITGVGLGALYFLVASGLSLIYGLMHVLNFAHGAFLTLSAFMGFMVAQALGTESWGSFLLSVLVGAGVGAVFATLTELVLIRPLYERHIEQVLVTVGLSFAAVALFEGIWGTDPIHIGGPPWLTQTTDVLGARIPNTYWVLMIAAVLVLAALVLFLQKTRYGMIIRAGVENRSMVTALGIDVRRSFTLVFAIGGAAAGIGGVLAMHYSTFVSAHLGQTLLIFAFIVTVVGGLGSLTGAAVASVLVAVLQQFANFYLGGTGDFIVVILLALVLLVRPTGLLGRKA
- a CDS encoding branched-chain amino acid ABC transporter permease, which codes for MAALPLLNLSLPGILPTPTYMPGTLALLSLCMVFAALALSYNLLLGSGGMLSFGHALYFGAGAYGLGIALEHFGVPLWPGVFIALVGGMVIALVTGAVSMRVSGIPFAMVTLAFAQAGSVLVRRNSQVTGGEEGLSLNTAQVPDFLIGVVNTRNLYWFTLAVLVIVYLVVLWVDTSRLGHLARATRENEQRVRVLGLSPYRVRLIVFVIAAGLASLAGVAYMLLQSGTVPRSVSADLTITVLVMVVLGGVGFRWGAIVGGVLYTLLDQRLTVLAGSDAVAGLPDVLRIPLSEPLFLLGVLFIIVVMFLPGGIAGTLDTAVRRRRGEKVRGTLRQLDDAEQAPETADAPAEVRA
- a CDS encoding AMP-binding protein, whose product is MTWTADPDLDDGPHTIGRWIVDRATRSPERIAIDDRGVTADYATLAARATELAEALRQAGYGPGDRVATVSGNSTDHVVAFFACAIAGIAFVPLSWRLTPRELADVLTRSAPALVLIEDEHAALAGEALRLADGMPRVAALGTTGVEASVPRAANPVPRRPVRDDDPLLVIFTSGSEAAPKGVVLTHANCFWNNLALAQALPLTQDDVVLAMLPQFHVAAWNCQPLLAWWVGATVVLERSFQPARVLQLIADRQVTAMMGVPTQYALLAGDREWRQTDASSLRLALVGGATMPASLQEAWTERGVPLTQGYGLTEAAPNVLHLPVAEAAEAPGAVGRPYPHVSVRIVDPATRLALEGEATGELWVRGPSVFAGYLGDDDATARAMSGEWLRTGDLASRDASGVYRIVDRLKDIFISGGENVAPAEVEYALCLHPLVEAAAVVGVPDAVWGERGVAFVVPAGGAALSADEVLAHARRNLAAFKVPVHVEFVDTLPRSTIEKLARSRLRDEAMLLVEPRADQEDRAGERAPVVVRERTKGESR
- a CDS encoding TetR/AcrR family transcriptional regulator, giving the protein MSDELVDQEEELVSSATGRPLTKRGEATRRRLLEAAELVFAEQGYHEASIVKITERAGIGLGTFYLYFDSKQTIFEALVLDLNRRVRHSMSEAMAGASGRLEAERAGFAGFFRFTAAHPALYRVVREAEFVSPEVLRTHYTRIVEGYEAGLRAAQAAGDVDRALDPETTAWALMGMGELIGMRFLLWERDADGKPPAQLDPVVFAGMTRFIDNALAPRAGETE